A genome region from Melospiza melodia melodia isolate bMelMel2 chromosome 26, bMelMel2.pri, whole genome shotgun sequence includes the following:
- the HES5 gene encoding transcription factor HES-5: MAPSNALMIHMEEKLLPKEKNKLRKPVVEKMRRDRINSSIEQLKLLLEKEFQRHQPNSKLEKADILEVAVSYLKQQSQLQDQKGFLHKSPEQDFNSGYLRCLKEAMHFLSYYEPKKETQVQLIKHFCKAQLAADASHPAALRGSPLSPCVPPRKQPAQKSLPAAPTIWRPW, from the exons ATGGCTCCCAGCAATGCTCTCATGATCCACATGGAGGAGAAGCTGCTGCCAAAGGAAAAGAATAAA CTGAGGAAGCCGGTGGTGGAGAAGATGCGCCGGGACCGCATTAACAGCAGCATCGAGCAGCTGaagctgctcctggagaaggAGTTCCAGAGGCACCAGCCCAACTCCAAGCTGGAGAAAGCCGACATCCTGGAAGTGGCTGTCAGCTACCTGAAGCAGCAGAGCCAGCTGCAGGACCAAAaag gTTTCCTGCACAAGAGCCCAGAGCAGGACTTTAACAGCGGCTACCTGCGGTGCCTCAAGGAGGCCATGCACTTTCTGTCCTACTACGAGCCCAAGAAGGAGACCCAGGTGCAGCTGATCAAGCACTTCTGCAAGGCCCAGCTGGCTGCAGATGCCTCCCACCCTGCAGCTCTGCGCGGCTCCCCCCTGTCTCCCTGTGTGCCCCCCAGAAAACAGCCTGCCCAGAAGAGcctgcctgctgctcccaccATCTGGAGACCCTGGTAG